From one Pseudopipra pipra isolate bDixPip1 chromosome 2, bDixPip1.hap1, whole genome shotgun sequence genomic stretch:
- the LOC135410176 gene encoding toll-like receptor 7 yields the protein MSNALLFVLLFLFPMLLSGTWFPKTLPCDVKSSEGTVTVDCTYRRLTQVPRGIPENATNLTLSINHIPHIYPTSFAQLKNLMEIDFRCNCVPVRLGPKNLICNRGLEIENGSFAALTRLKSLYLDANQLLEIPRGLPATLTLLSLEANTIFSIQKANLSELGNIEVLYLGQNCYYRNPCNVSFEIEETAFLELKKLTILSLKSNNLTHIPPNLSSTLKELYIYNNRIQVIQEQDLSALPNLEILDLSGNCPRCYNAPYPCTPCTSGSIQIHSKAFDSLKNLRILRLHSNSLQSVPRSWFKNIKNLKELDLSQNFLMKEIGDAQFLKFVPSLVELDLSFNFELQLYSPFLKLSETFSSLSNLETLRLKGYVFKELREEDLRPLLRLRNLTVLDLGTNFIKVANLTVFEEFPALKFIDLSVNKISPSSGESNSNGFCSNLGFSVEQYNRQVLQEMHYFRYDVYGRSCRSKDKEAASYQSSVKEDCLQFGKTLDLSRNNVFFINPSDFRGLSSLTCLNLSDNAISQTLNGSEFSYLSGLKYLDFSNNRVDLLYQTAFKELEHLEILDLSNNQHYFLAEGVTHVLNFVKNLDHLRKLMMNDNDISTTINTGMESQSLQILEFRGNRLDVLWMDGNARYLSFFKNLTSLEELDISFNSLSFLPPTVFEAMPPKLKLLNLTNNQLKSFNWENLHYLKKLVTLDLSNNLLTTVPRELSNCSSSLQELMLRNNHIHQLTKHFLRGAFKLRYLDLSSNKIEIIKKSSFPENVINNLKMLLLHGNPFRCNCEAVWFVWWINQTQVTIPLLASDVTCAGPGAHKGRSVVFLDLYTCELDTSYLILYALSASTVLSFMVLAVTSHLYFWDVWYSYHYCTAKLKGYRRLSLPDACYDAFIAYDNEDPAVNDWVMEELVRRLEDRKARQFNLCLEARDWLPGQPVFDNLSQSIQLSKKTVFVLTNKYIKSGSFRTTFYMAHQRLLDEKLDVIVLIFLEKVLQKSRYVRLRKRLCRNSVLEWPTNPQSQPFFWQCLKNAIATNNLLAYNKLLQETV from the coding sequence atgtcaaatgctttgctctTTGTCTTGCTCTTCCTGTTTCCAATGCTGCTGTCTGGGACTTGGTTTCCCAAAACTTTGCCCTGTGATGTTAAATCTTCAGAAGGTACTGTGACAGTGGACTGCACCTACCGGCGTCTCACACAAGTCCCCAGAGGGATCCCTGAAAACGCTACCAACCTCACCCTGAGTATTAACCATATTCCCCATATCTATCCAACATCCTTTGCTCAACTTAAAAACCTCATGGAGATTGACTTCAGATGCAACTGTGTGCCTGTCAGACTGGGGCCCAAAAATCTTATCTGCAACAGAGGACTGGAGATTGAGAATGGCAGTTTTGCTGCCCTGACAAGACTGAAGTCACTGTACTTGGATGCAAACCAGCTGTTGGAAATACCCCGAGGTCTTCCTGCTACTTTAACCCTGCTGAGCCTGGAAGCAAATACTATCTTTTCTATCCAAAAAGCCAACTTGTCAGAGCTAGGAAACATTGAGGTATTGTATCTGGGACAGAACTGTTACTACCGCAATCCATGCAATGTTTCATTTGAGATTGAGGAAACAGCCTTTCTGGAGCTGAAAAAATTAACAATACTATCCCTGAAGTCCAACAACTTAACACATATTCCACCCAATTTGTCATCTACTTTGAAGGAACTGTATATTTACAATAACAGGATTCAAGTGATTCAAGAGCAGGATTTAAGTGCCCTTCCCAACCTAGAAATTCTCGATCTAAGTGGCAACTGCCCACGTTGCTATAATGCCCCATATCCTTGCACTCCCTGCACCAGTGGCTCGATTCAGATACATTCAAAGGCTTTTGATTCCTTGAAAAATTTAAGAATTTTGCGACTTCACAGTAACTCTCTCCAGAGCGTACCCCGCAGTTGGTTTAAAAACATCAAGAACCTCAAAGAACTTGACCTCTCCCAAAATTTCCTCATGAAGGAGATTGGAGATGCTCAGTTTTTGAAGTTTGTCCCCAGCCTGGTGGAGCTTGATCTGTCCTTTAATTTTGAACTCCAGTTGTATTCTCCCTTCTTGAAACTGTCTGAgacattttcttccctctctaaCCTGGAAACCTTGAGGCTCAAGGGTTATGTCTTTAAAGAACTGAGAGAGGAGGATCTACGCCCACTGCTCCGTCTTAGGAATCTCACCGTCTTGGATCTTGGGACTAATTTTATTAAAGTTGCAAACCTGACAGTGTTCGAAGAATTCCCAGCTCTTAAGTTCATAGACCTCTCAGTGAATAAAATTTCTCCTTCTTCAGGGGAAAGCAACTCCAATGGATTCTGCTCTAATCTTGGGTTTTCAGTAGAGCAGTACAACAGGCAAGTACTACAAGAGATGCATTATTTTAGGTATGATGTGTATGGGCGAAGTTGCCGTTCCAAAGATAAAGAGGCTGCTTCCTACCAATCTTCAGTTAAGGAAGATTGTCTGCAATTTGGAAAAACTCTGGATTTGAGcagaaataatgtattttttattaaccCCTCAGACTTCCGGGGACTTAGCTCCCTTACATGTCTCAACTTGTCAGATAATGCAATAAGTCAAACTTTAAATGGAAGTGAATTCTCCTACTTGTCTGGATTGAAATATCTGGATTTTTCTAACAACAGGGTTGACTTGCTGTACCAAACTGCTTTCAAAGAGCTAGAACATTTAGAAATTCTTGACCTGAGCAATAATCAACATTATTTTCTGGCAGAAGGTGTTACTCATGTGCTTAATTTTGTGAAAAACCTCGACCATTTGAGGAAGCTGATGATGAACGATAATGACATTTCTACCACCATTAACACAGGAATGGAAAGCCAATCTCTTCAAATTTTAGAATTTAGAGGAAATCGTTTAGATGTTTTATGGATGGATGGCAATGCTAGATACTTATCCTTCTTCAAGAATTTGACCAGCCTGGAAGAACTGGATATTTCCTTCAACTCACTCAGTTTTTTGCCTCCCACTGTTTTTGAAGCAATGCCTCCCAAACTCAAGCTCCTCAACTTAACCAATAATCAATTGAAGAGTTTCAACTGGGAAAACCTCCACTATCTGAAGAAACTAGTAACTCTGGACCTGAGCAATAACCTTCTGACCACTGTTCCCCGAGAACTGTCCAATTGCTCCTCATCACTGCAAGAACTGATGCTCCGAAACAATCATATTCATCAGCTAACCAAACATTTTCTCAGAGGTGCTTTTAAACTGAGGTATTTGGACCTCAGCTCAAACAAGATTGAAATAATTAAGAAATCTAGCTTCCCTGAAAATGTCATCAACAACCTGAAGATGCTGCTTTTGCATGGCAACCCTTTCAGGTGCAACTGCGAGGCCGTGTGGTTTGTCTGGTGGATCAATCAGACTCAGGTGACTATTCCTCTTCTGGCCTCAGACGTGACCTGTGCTGGCCCAGGGGCACATAAGGGAAGGAGCGTGGTTTTCTTGGATCTGTATACCTGTGAGCTGGACACCTCGTATTTGATCCTGTACGCTCTATCAGCTTCAACCGTCCTCAGCTTTATGGTGCTTGCGGTGACGAGCCATCTGTACTTCTGGGATGTGTGGTATAGTTACCATTACTGCACCGCCAAGCTGAAGGGCTATCGGCGTTTATCTTTACCAGATGCCTGTTACGATGCTTTTATTGCCTATGACAATGAAGATCCAGCTGTGAATGACTGGGTGATGGAAGAACTGGTTAGAAGGCTGGAAGACCGAAAAGCCAGGCAGTTCAATTTATGCCTGGAAGCAAGGGACTGGCTCCCGGGACAGCCGGTCTTTGACAACCTTTCCCAGAGCATTCAGCTGAGCAAAAAGACTGTATTTGTGCTGACCAATAAGTATATTAAAAGTGGCAGTTTCAGGACAACCTTTTACATGGCCCACCAGCGGCTTCTAGATGAAAAACTGGATGTCATTGTCTTGATATTTCTTGAGAAGGTTTTGCAGAAGTCGCGCTATGTCCGTCTGAGGAAGAGGCTGTGTCGAAATTCTGTCCTGGAATGGCCAACTAACCCTCAGTCTCAGCCCTTCTTCTGGCAGTGCCTGAAAAATGCCATAGCTACAAACAATTTGCTGGCTTATAACAAGCTTCTCCAAGAAACTGTTTAG
- the LOC135410177 gene encoding toll-like receptor 7, giving the protein MSNALLFVLLFLFPMLLSGAWFPKTLPCDVKSSEGTVTVDCTYRRLTQVPRGIPENATNLTLSINHIPHIYPTSFAQLKNLMEIDFRCNCVPVRLGPKNLICNRGLLIENGSFAALTRLKSLYLDANQLLEIPRGLPATLTLLSLEANTIFSIQKANLSELGNIEVLYLGQNCYYRNPCNVSFEIEETAFLELKKLTILSLKSNNLTHIPPNLSSTLKELYIYNNRIQVIQEQDLSALPNLEILDLSGNCPRCYNAPYPCTPCTSGSIQIHSKAFDSLKNLRILRLHSNSLQSVPRSWFKNIKNLKELDLSQNFLMKEIGDAQFLKFVPSLVELDLSFNFELQLYSPFLKLSETFSSLSNLETLRLKGYVFKELREEDLRPLLRLRNLTVLDLGTNFIKVANLTVFEEFPALKFIDLSVNKISPSSGESNSNGFCSNLGFSVEQYIRQALPEMHYFRYDVYERSCRSKDKEAASYQSSVKEDCLQFGKTLDLSRNNVFFINPSDFQGLSSLTCLNLSDNAISQTLNGSEFSYLSGLKYLDFSNNRVDLLYQTAFKELEHLEILDLSNNQHYFLAEGITEELSFIKSLTHLRKLMMNDNDISTTINTGMESQSLQILEFRGNRLDVLWMDGNARYLSFFKNLTSLEELDISFNSLSFLPPTVFEAMPPKLKLLNLTNNQLKSFNWENLHYLKKLVTLDLSNNLLTTVPRELSNCSSSLQELMLRNNHIHQLTKHFLRGAFKLRYLDLSSNKIEIIKKSSFPENVINNLKMLLLHGNPFRCNCEAVWFVWWINQTQVTIPLLASDVTCAGPGAHKGRSVVFLDLYTCELDTSYLILYALSASTVLSFMVLAVTSHLYFWDVWYSYHYCTAKLKGYRRLSLPDACYDAFIAYDNEDPAVNDWVMEELVRRLEDRKARQFNLCLEARDWLPGQPVFDNLSQSIQLSKKTVFVLTNKYIKSGSFRTTFYMAHQRLLDEKLDVIVLIFLEKVLQKSRYVRLRKRLCRNSVLEWPTNPQSQPFFWQCLKNAIATNNLLAYNKLLQETV; this is encoded by the coding sequence atgtcaaatgctttgctctTTGTCTTGCTCTTCCTGTTTCCGATGCTGCTGTCTGGAGCTTGGTTTCCCAAAACTTTGCCTTGTGATGTTAAATCTTCAGAAGGTACTGTGACAGTGGACTGCACCTACCGGCGTCTCACACAAGTCCCCAGAGGGATCCCTGAAAACGCTACCAACCTCACCCTGAGTATTAACCATATTCCCCATATCTATCCAACATCCTTTGCTCAACTTAAAAACCTCATGGAGATTGACTTCAGATGCAACTGTGTGCCTGTCAGACTGGGGCCCAAAAATCTTATCTGCAACAGAGGACTGTTGATTGAGAATGGCAGTTTTGCTGCCCTGACAAGACTGAAGTCACTGTACTTGGATGCAAACCAGCTGTTGGAAATACCCCGAGGTCTTCCTGCTACTTTAACCCTGCTGAGCCTGGAAGCAAATACTATCTTTTCTATCCAAAAAGCCAACTTGTCAGAGCTAGGAAACATTGAGGTATTGTATCTGGGACAGAACTGTTACTACCGCAATCCATGCAATGTTTCATTTGAGATTGAGGAAACAGCCTTTCTGGAGCTGAAAAAATTAACAATACTATCCCTGAAGTCCAACAACTTAACACATATTCCACCCAATTTGTCATCTACTTTGAAGGAACTGTATATTTACAATAACAGGATTCAAGTGATTCAAGAGCAGGATTTAAGTGCCCTTCCCAACCTAGAAATTCTCGATCTAAGTGGCAACTGCCCACGTTGCTATAATGCCCCATATCCTTGCACTCCCTGCACCAGTGGCTCGATTCAGATACATTCAAAGGCTTTTGATTCCTTGAAAAATTTAAGAATTTTGCGACTTCACAGTAACTCTCTCCAGAGCGTACCCCGCAGTTGGTTTAAAAACATCAAGAACCTCAAAGAACTTGACCTCTCCCAAAATTTCCTCATGAAGGAGATTGGAGATGCTCAGTTTTTGAAGTTTGTCCCCAGCCTGGTGGAGCTTGATCTGTCCTTTAATTTTGAACTCCAGTTGTATTCTCCCTTCTTGAAACTGTCTGAgacattttcttccctctctaaCCTGGAAACCTTGAGGCTCAAGGGTTATGTCTTTAAAGAACTGAGAGAGGAGGATCTACGCCCACTGCTCCGTCTTAGGAATCTCACCGTCTTGGATCTTGGGACTAATTTTATTAAAGTTGCAAACCTGACAGTGTTCGAAGAATTCCCAGCTCTTAAGTTCATAGACCTCTCAGTGAATAAAATTTCTCCTTCTTCAGGGGAAAGCAACTCCAATGGATTCTGCTCTAATCTTGGGTTTTCAGTAGAGCAGTACATCAGGCAAGCATTACCAGAAATGCATTATTTCAGGTATGATGTGTATGAGCGAAGTTGCCGTTCCAAAGATAAAGAGGCTGCTTCCTATCAATCTTCAGTTAAGGAAGATTGCCTGCAATTTGGAAAAACTCTGGATTTGAGCAGAAATAATGTGTTTTTTATTAACCCCTCAGACTTCCAGGGACTTAGCTCCCTTACATGTCTCAACTTGTCAGATAATGCAATAAGTCAAACTTTAAATGGAAGTGAATTCTCCTACTTGTCTGGATTGAAATATCTGGATTTTTCTAACAACAGGGTTGATTTGCTATACCAAACTGCTTTCAAAGAGCTAGAACATTTAGAAATTCTTGACCTGAGCAATAATCAACATTATTTTCTGGCAGAAGGTATTACTGAAGAGCTCAGTTTTATAAAAAGTTTGACACATCTGAGAAAGCTGATGATGAACGATAATGACATTTCTACCACCATTAACACAGGAATGGAAAGCCAATCTCTTCAAATTTTAGAATTTAGAGGAAATCGTTTAGATGTTTTATGGATGGATGGCAATGCTAGATACTTATCCTTCTTCAAGAATTTGACCAGCCTGGAAGAACTGGATATTTCCTTCAACTCACTCAGTTTTTTGCCTCCCACTGTTTTTGAAGCAATGCCTCCCAAACTCAAGCTCCTCAACTTAACCAATAATCAATTGAAGAGTTTCAACTGGGAAAACCTCCACTATCTGAAGAAACTAGTAACTCTGGACCTGAGCAATAACCTTCTGACCACTGTTCCCCGAGAACTGTCCAATTGCTCCTCATCACTGCAAGAACTGATGCTCCGAAACAATCATATTCATCAGCTAACCAAACATTTTCTCAGAGGTGCTTTTAAACTGAGGTATTTGGACCTCAGCTCAAACAAGATTGAAATAATTAAGAAATCTAGCTTCCCTGAAAATGTCATCAACAACCTGAAGATGCTGCTTTTGCATGGCAACCCTTTCAGGTGCAACTGCGAGGCCGTGTGGTTTGTCTGGTGGATCAATCAGACTCAGGTGACTATTCCTCTTCTGGCCTCAGACGTGACCTGTGCTGGCCCAGGGGCACATAAGGGAAGGAGCGTGGTTTTCTTGGATCTGTATACCTGTGAGCTGGACACCTCGTATTTGATCCTGTATGCTCTATCAGCTTCAACCGTCCTCAGCTTTATGGTGCTTGCGGTGACGAGCCATCTGTACTTCTGGGATGTGTGGTATAGTTACCATTACTGCACTGCCAAGCTGAAGGGCTATCGGCGTTTATCTTTACCAGATGCCTGTTACGATGCTTTTATTGCCTATGACAACGAAGATCCAGCTGTGAATGACTGGGTGATGGAAGAACTGGTTAGAAGGCTGGAAGACCGAAAAGCCAGGCAGTTCAATTTATGCCTGGAAGCAAGGGACTGGCTCCCGGGACAGCCGGTCTTTGACAACCTTTCCCAGAGCATTCAGCTGAGCAAAAAGACTGTATTTGTGCTGACCAATAAGTATATTAAAAGTGGCAGTTTCAGGACAACCTTTTACATGGCCCACCAGCGGCTTCTAGATGAAAAACTGGATGTCATTGTCTTGATATTCCTTGAGAAGGTTTTGCAGAAGTCGCGCTATGTCCGTCTGAGGAAGAGGCTGTGTCGAAATTCTGTCCTGGAATGGCCAACTAACCCTCAGTCTCAGCCCTTCTTCTGGCAGTGCCTGAAAAATGCCATAGCTACAAACAATTTGCTGGCTTATAACAAGCTTCTCCAAGAAACTGTTTAG